TTCTTGTAGCTTTTGATGCTCATCCACAGCCGATCGCAAATCCAGTTTCTCTGATTCTTCCACCAACGGCAACACCACATAAACTTGTCTTCCTTGGACAATCTCCCGGCGCATCAAATCGTAAGCATGGGTGCGTTGCTGACCTGTCAACAAAGTGGTTTGAATCTTTTGCCGCCCTGGTGGTAACTCATCAATTTGGCTGACATCCAAATCCCCATGTATCGTAAGTGCTAATGTCCGAGGAATTGGCGTAGCTGTCATAGTTAACACATGGGGTTGTTCACCCTTTTGTTGTAACAACGCCCGCTGTTTGACCCCAAAACGATGCTGTTCATCAATCACCGCCAACCCCAATTTTTGGAAATTTACAGGGTCTTGAATCAAGGCGTGAGTTCCCACCAACAAAGGTAATTCACCAGTTTCCAGTTGAGAATGGATTTGTCGCCTTTTCGCAGCTTTAGTAGAACCCGTCAGTAATTCCACTGGTAAATGCAGCAGATTAAACCAGCCAACTAACTTGCGATAATGCTGTTCTGCTAAAACTTCCGTGGGAGCCATTAGTGCAGCTTGGTAGCCAGATTGAATTGCTGCAAGGATGGCAATTACAGCAACCACAGTTTTACCAGAACCAACATCGCCCTGTACCAGACGATTCATCGGTGCAGGTTTTTGCAAGTCGTTGAGAATATCGTTAAGGACTCGTTGCTGCGCCCCAGTCAGTTGAAAAGGCAGCAAGTCGTAGAATTTCTCAATTAACTGACCTTTGGGGGCAAGAATCGCACTGGTTTGGATAGCTTTTGCTTGCTGCTGACGTTGTAGTAAACCGAGTTGCAGGTAGAAAAATTCATCAAATACCAGGCGGCGACGGGCAACTTGTAAGGTGGCGCTATCGGTGGGAAAGTGGATATTAGCGATCGCATCCTTCAATTCCATCAAACCATACTTCTCTCGCAAACCACTGGGTAGAGGGTCTTTGATCTGAACCGCAGCTGGCAAAGCGGCAATTACCGCCTGTCGTACCATACTTGCCATCACTCCCTCAGTTAGAGCATAAATTGGCACTACCCGCCCGATACTTAGCGATTCAATGGTATCTCCCGGATTTGCCAAAACTTCCAGTTCTGGGTTATCCAGCGTCAAGCCATATTTACTACCTTTGACCAACCCACAGGCCGCCACAACACTACCCACTGGATAGCGGCGTTTTAAACTTTCTTGCCAAGCGCGACTAGTAAAACGCGTCCCAGCAGAAAAGCGATTAATTTTGATTTGACCTGTATTATCTTTTACTACCAGTTCTAAAATCGATAATTTCTTATTCTTGGGGCTAGTAAAGCAATTGCAACGCTTCACCGTCGCCACAATTGTCACAGTCTCACCCGCTTGTAACTCGCGGATATTCACTTGACGCGCATAGTCAATGTGGTCACGAGGATAGTAAAAAAGTAGGTCACGCACAGTATACAAACCCAGAGCCACCAATTTGTCAGCTTTTCTAATACCTATTTCAGGTAAGTCGCTGAGTTTTTGGTCAATTTTCGGAGCCAGCCTGCGACTGACTTCAACAACAATTGGAGACTTAGGATTTTGGTAAACTTTCGATTCATAACCTCTCCCCTGCTCCCCTGGCTCTTCCTGCTGTTTTTGCAACTCAAACAGATACCTGCGAGTTTCTGCTACTAAATGTTGTCTGTCTTCCGTCCCCAGATTGGGATAGCTAGCAAATTTCACTGCTAGTTCTTGCCAGTGGCGGCGTTCAATAGAGGGTAAAGCTGTAGGAAACTTGCCAAAAGTCAGGCTCAGAAATTCACTGAAGCGGTACTGTTTGCCCACCAAATCTCTAAAGCCATGTTCCGCCTCTATTGCTAAGGCTTTGTGCAATCGTATCCAATCTGGTGTGTCATTAGTCATTGGTCAATTGTCAATAGTCATTAGTCAATGGTCAAGAGGAGGGAGTGCGTTGGGGAGCCAGCGCCGTGGGCGGGTTTCCCGACTTGAGGCGACTGGCGTCCGGCGAGCCGCTCTTGTTGCAACTGCCGTTCAATAGTCGATAGTCATTACTTTTGACTCTGGACTCTTGACTCTTGACTAATCTTCATACCAACTGGCACGCCATACAGCTTCTGCTTCCGCAACTGAGCGTTCCCGTTGCTTTTTTTGATACTCTCGTCCTAGCTTGTTTAGCTTAGCTAAAATATTACGAATTTGCTTACGGGCAGACGAAAGCGTCGAGTCGGCAAATTCTATTTCCCCCAGTCGCAGGTTAATAGCCATAATCTGTGTCAGTCCACTGTTTTCTGCATCCTGCTCATTTTCAATTTCAATTACCAAGTTTAAAAGGTTAGGTGGCCCCGGCATCA
Above is a window of Nostoc sp. UHCC 0702 DNA encoding:
- the recG gene encoding ATP-dependent DNA helicase RecG, which encodes MTNDTPDWIRLHKALAIEAEHGFRDLVGKQYRFSEFLSLTFGKFPTALPSIERRHWQELAVKFASYPNLGTEDRQHLVAETRRYLFELQKQQEEPGEQGRGYESKVYQNPKSPIVVEVSRRLAPKIDQKLSDLPEIGIRKADKLVALGLYTVRDLLFYYPRDHIDYARQVNIRELQAGETVTIVATVKRCNCFTSPKNKKLSILELVVKDNTGQIKINRFSAGTRFTSRAWQESLKRRYPVGSVVAACGLVKGSKYGLTLDNPELEVLANPGDTIESLSIGRVVPIYALTEGVMASMVRQAVIAALPAAVQIKDPLPSGLREKYGLMELKDAIANIHFPTDSATLQVARRRLVFDEFFYLQLGLLQRQQQAKAIQTSAILAPKGQLIEKFYDLLPFQLTGAQQRVLNDILNDLQKPAPMNRLVQGDVGSGKTVVAVIAILAAIQSGYQAALMAPTEVLAEQHYRKLVGWFNLLHLPVELLTGSTKAAKRRQIHSQLETGELPLLVGTHALIQDPVNFQKLGLAVIDEQHRFGVKQRALLQQKGEQPHVLTMTATPIPRTLALTIHGDLDVSQIDELPPGRQKIQTTLLTGQQRTHAYDLMRREIVQGRQVYVVLPLVEESEKLDLRSAVDEHQKLQESVFPDFQVGLLHGRMSSAEKDEAITKFRDNETKILVSTTVIEVGVDVPNATVMLIENAERFGLSQLHQLRGRVGRGAAQSYCLLMSSSRSPDAQQRLKVLEQSQDGFFISEMDMRFRGPGEVLGTRQSGVPDFTLASLVEDDEVLLLARQAAEKVIEIDATLERWYLMKAELKYRYERLMGGAILT